A genomic segment from Clostridia bacterium encodes:
- a CDS encoding type II restriction endonuclease, which translates to MRDFTTWLSGFRSSISDYTYYVNYSKVYRNVEEIKVELNILNSLIGSKDIENDFEKLAGKYPAILKCIPVLLAVRSKEIYAIDSDGEYTYSFKNEKLTGSQIEQYKIFMRKTGLFDLIANHIISNLVDYATGVETGLESNGRKNRGGHLMENLVEGFIQKAGFIKDITYFKEMYIHEIVDKWNIDLSAISNQGKMEKRFDFVIKTDNMIYGIETNFYASGGSKLNETARSYKQINQEVETIDGFTFVWFTDGKGWESAKHNLEETFDVMEHIYNINDLENGILNKL; encoded by the coding sequence ATGAGAGATTTTACAACGTGGCTGTCCGGTTTTCGTAGCAGCATCTCAGATTATACTTATTATGTAAACTACAGCAAGGTTTACCGAAATGTTGAAGAAATCAAGGTAGAATTGAATATTCTTAATTCTTTAATAGGCTCAAAGGATATTGAAAATGATTTTGAAAAGTTAGCGGGCAAATATCCTGCAATTTTGAAGTGTATCCCCGTTTTGCTGGCAGTTCGTTCAAAAGAAATCTATGCGATTGACAGCGATGGTGAATATACATATAGTTTCAAAAATGAGAAACTTACCGGTTCGCAAATTGAGCAATATAAGATTTTTATGAGGAAGACCGGTCTGTTTGATTTGATTGCCAATCATATTATAAGCAATCTTGTAGATTATGCCACCGGAGTTGAAACGGGATTGGAATCAAACGGTCGGAAAAATCGCGGAGGTCACTTAATGGAGAACCTTGTAGAGGGTTTTATTCAGAAAGCGGGATTTATTAAAGACATAACTTATTTCAAGGAAATGTATATCCATGAAATTGTTGATAAGTGGAACATAGATTTATCAGCCATTTCCAATCAGGGAAAAATGGAGAAACGCTTTGATTTTGTGATAAAGACTGATAATATGATTTACGGCATTGAAACAAACTTTTATGCCAGCGGCGGGTCAAAGTTAAACGAAACTGCCCGCAGCTATAAGCAAATTAATCAAGAGGTTGAAACTATTGACGGATTCACATTTGTATGGTTTACCGATGGTAAAGGATGGGAGAGCGCGAAGCACAACCTGGAAGAAACCTTTGATGTTATGGAGCATATATATAACATCAACGATTTGGAAAATGGCATTTTGAACAAACTATAA